Proteins encoded together in one Candidatus Eremiobacterota bacterium window:
- a CDS encoding secretin N-terminal domain-containing protein, with the protein MLKRNEGWKNMILGLLILCFALVLVSPTYASPDATVNSVKVMDRTGTIKVIVDANEAISYTSYRTKTPTKAIVLEVYPAVLSSKLKKSIAVNYGLIEDVRVIQATDKARTVKVIINVVSQPDYKVIAAAGRRGFTVELGTAMISTAKATTAVAKTTATEAPTEPVTKPAVTPDKPAATPKHTAQAQPRETYEQPAYKPAAPRYKPVAKKKAEAPKEKMVTMDFVNADLIYVLKILAKELNLNLVTDPSVSGAVTMTLKNVPATGALNLIIKMSGYDYKKVDSTLIVGDSKVLDKIPSNIMKVKKGDETTQVIPLENAKPGDVQGVLSSNYPDAKIQPDSRLNALIVTADPNTIKQMKTLASQLDVAVPAPPPPKTEIIPLKAAVARDIIATLQKLVPTLTYNYDERLNAIIVTGDDSAISQCKDYLDELDANLKQISLDVKVVDLTETGQKSFGGSWGVGGTQGVLMNTTFTESNPTGTGPGAISGLSYTTGGVIPITYFTRSALQMSVQINALINASEAKVLAAPKVTTISGKEATIHIGEKYPVVYYDPRAGQYQVIYVDIGTKLNITATVLPDGNVSLHIKPDISTLLDLINNQYPHTANRTADVYMRVKDGDTMVLGGLLRETENVTKNRIPLLGDIPIIGQLFKNETRSKSKNEVVIMITPRIMVQ; encoded by the coding sequence ATGCTGAAAAGGAACGAAGGGTGGAAGAACATGATTCTCGGGCTTCTTATCCTTTGCTTCGCACTGGTACTGGTGTCACCGACATATGCATCGCCTGATGCGACAGTCAACAGTGTGAAAGTAATGGATAGGACGGGAACCATAAAGGTTATCGTTGACGCAAACGAAGCAATAAGTTATACTTCATACCGGACAAAGACTCCGACCAAGGCAATTGTGTTGGAAGTCTATCCTGCCGTGCTCTCATCAAAGCTGAAGAAGAGCATTGCGGTGAACTACGGCCTGATCGAGGATGTAAGAGTCATCCAGGCAACCGATAAGGCAAGAACAGTCAAGGTTATCATCAATGTCGTGTCGCAGCCCGATTACAAAGTAATCGCAGCGGCAGGGAGAAGGGGTTTCACTGTTGAGCTTGGAACAGCTATGATTTCCACGGCGAAAGCAACGACAGCCGTTGCGAAAACTACGGCCACCGAAGCTCCCACAGAACCCGTCACGAAACCCGCTGTGACGCCTGATAAGCCGGCTGCAACCCCGAAGCATACTGCCCAGGCCCAGCCCAGGGAAACTTATGAACAGCCCGCCTACAAGCCCGCGGCTCCCAGATATAAGCCCGTGGCAAAGAAAAAGGCAGAGGCTCCCAAAGAGAAAATGGTCACCATGGATTTTGTCAATGCTGACCTGATTTACGTTCTCAAGATCCTTGCGAAGGAGCTCAACCTGAACCTTGTTACTGATCCCTCAGTAAGCGGCGCAGTAACCATGACCCTGAAAAACGTGCCTGCCACAGGTGCCCTCAATCTGATCATCAAGATGAGCGGTTATGACTACAAAAAGGTTGACAGCACCCTTATCGTAGGCGACTCAAAAGTGCTTGACAAGATACCTTCAAATATCATGAAGGTGAAAAAGGGCGATGAAACCACTCAGGTCATTCCCCTGGAAAATGCGAAACCCGGCGATGTGCAGGGAGTGCTTTCCAGCAACTACCCTGATGCAAAGATTCAGCCCGATTCAAGGCTCAATGCCCTTATCGTGACAGCTGATCCCAACACCATCAAGCAGATGAAGACTCTTGCCTCGCAGCTTGATGTGGCTGTGCCGGCCCCTCCGCCGCCAAAGACGGAGATCATTCCTCTCAAGGCCGCTGTCGCGAGAGACATCATCGCTACCCTCCAGAAACTGGTGCCGACTCTTACTTACAACTACGATGAAAGGCTCAATGCCATCATTGTGACCGGCGATGATTCAGCAATCTCACAGTGCAAAGACTATCTCGATGAGCTCGATGCAAATCTTAAGCAGATATCTCTTGATGTGAAGGTCGTTGATCTCACCGAGACAGGGCAGAAATCATTCGGCGGCTCATGGGGTGTCGGTGGAACACAGGGCGTCCTCATGAACACCACCTTCACTGAGAGCAATCCCACCGGTACTGGTCCAGGCGCAATCAGCGGCCTGAGCTATACGACCGGTGGTGTGATCCCGATCACTTACTTCACCAGAAGTGCTCTTCAGATGTCTGTCCAGATCAATGCCCTTATCAACGCATCAGAAGCCAAGGTGCTTGCGGCACCCAAAGTGACGACCATCAGCGGCAAAGAAGCCACGATTCATATCGGTGAAAAATACCCCGTGGTATACTATGATCCCCGCGCCGGTCAGTATCAGGTTATCTATGTTGATATAGGCACGAAGCTCAACATCACCGCCACGGTACTTCCCGATGGCAATGTGAGCCTTCATATCAAGCCCGACATCTCCACCCTGCTTGACCTCATCAACAACCAGTATCCTCACACGGCAAACAGGACTGCCGATGTCTACATGAGAGTCAAGGATGGCGATACGATGGTGCTTGGCGGATTGCTGAGAGAGACCGAGAATGTGACCAAGAACCGTATTCCTCTTCTTGGTGATATCCCGATCATCGGGCAGCTCTTCAAGAACGAGACCCGTTCAAAGAGCAAGAACGAAGTGGTTATCATGATCACCCCGAGGATAATGGTTCAATAG
- a CDS encoding PilN domain-containing protein — MAIKVDLLPTERKKFGFDPVIAIMIVLIAASVVVFYYFGVKLEKDIEDKRKDISKVEQDIQSLQQQLPIIEKLKKENAEIETQINTVKSLRYDPIRYSNLLDELSFLLPKNMWVSSISIEPGQAKVALSGVAVEMPGIRPLESISGFMKAIQKSRYFRSSTLSSTGRGSTAVGGTTYTSYSFGIDLTYDAKAAEQTNPQGAEKGPSGFNGKVKLVSQERS; from the coding sequence ATGGCAATTAAAGTGGATCTTTTGCCAACTGAACGCAAGAAGTTCGGGTTTGATCCGGTAATTGCAATCATGATTGTGCTCATAGCAGCATCAGTGGTTGTATTTTACTATTTTGGCGTTAAGTTGGAAAAAGATATCGAAGATAAGAGAAAAGATATATCCAAGGTTGAACAGGATATTCAGAGCCTCCAGCAGCAGTTGCCGATTATCGAGAAATTGAAGAAAGAGAACGCAGAAATTGAGACGCAGATAAACACCGTAAAGAGCCTTCGTTACGATCCGATAAGATACAGCAACCTGCTTGACGAACTCTCTTTTCTCCTGCCGAAGAATATGTGGGTAAGCAGTATATCAATTGAGCCGGGGCAGGCAAAGGTGGCGCTCTCAGGGGTTGCAGTTGAGATGCCGGGCATCAGGCCCCTCGAATCAATTTCTGGCTTTATGAAAGCAATCCAGAAATCACGCTATTTCAGAAGTTCTACTTTGTCGAGCACGGGACGGGGCTCCACCGCAGTGGGTGGAACAACTTATACAAGCTATTCATTTGGCATTGATTTGACCTATGATGCCAAGGCAGCAGAGCAGACCAATCCCCAGGGTGCAGAAAAAGGCCCCAGCGGCTTTAACGGCAAGGTGAAGCTTGTGAGCCAGGAAAGGAGTTGA
- the pilM gene encoding type IV pilus assembly protein PilM, whose translation MGFLKQLFARKGVTGGLDLGCNTIKIVQLSTKREKDFEMTSLVIGPTPAMTIKDGAIVDPRALGDTVKQLIMNNKLNMQKVVGAVSGQSVVIRPINMTRMTERELQHAIKFEAERYLPYSVAEAQIKGTILRKDIEGDEKSMEVLLVAAPNEMVKNTQDVIRFAGINPLAIDLEPFALVRSLQMSVDPDVFNQTIALINLGASSTSINIFKGGVLRHNRTVLVAGNSFTKAIGQSLNLSFEEAEKIKKDKGVIRVEKDATPVAPTTMRIFNVIIPVLTELITEIQRSFDYYRSRYRGESVDVVVLSGGTAKFKNIDAYISNELGVQCQVANPLKSINISNVPGYTPEELQELAPSLMVVLGLAMRSMG comes from the coding sequence ATGGGATTTTTGAAGCAACTCTTCGCAAGGAAGGGAGTAACTGGTGGGTTAGATCTGGGGTGTAACACCATAAAGATAGTACAGTTAAGCACCAAGAGAGAGAAAGACTTTGAAATGACGAGCCTCGTCATCGGGCCGACACCTGCAATGACGATCAAGGACGGGGCGATTGTCGATCCTAGGGCACTGGGTGATACCGTTAAGCAGTTGATTATGAACAACAAGCTTAATATGCAGAAAGTAGTTGGTGCTGTTTCTGGCCAGTCTGTGGTCATAAGGCCGATCAATATGACACGGATGACAGAACGAGAACTGCAGCATGCCATTAAGTTTGAAGCAGAGAGATATCTACCCTACTCAGTTGCGGAAGCCCAAATTAAGGGAACTATATTGCGGAAGGACATAGAAGGTGATGAGAAATCAATGGAGGTACTCCTCGTTGCTGCGCCGAATGAGATGGTGAAAAACACCCAGGATGTCATAAGGTTTGCCGGCATTAATCCATTGGCCATAGACCTTGAGCCCTTTGCGCTGGTAAGGTCATTACAGATGAGCGTTGATCCCGATGTCTTTAATCAGACAATAGCTCTCATAAATTTGGGTGCATCGTCAACGAGCATTAATATTTTTAAGGGCGGTGTTCTGCGGCATAACAGGACTGTGCTCGTAGCCGGTAATAGTTTTACCAAAGCGATAGGGCAGTCATTGAATCTGAGTTTTGAAGAAGCGGAGAAAATCAAAAAGGATAAGGGAGTAATACGGGTGGAAAAAGATGCAACACCTGTAGCACCTACAACGATGAGGATTTTCAACGTGATAATCCCGGTTTTGACAGAGCTGATAACGGAAATACAGCGCTCGTTCGATTACTATCGCTCAAGATACCGAGGCGAATCAGTAGATGTAGTGGTTCTTTCAGGTGGAACAGCCAAGTTTAAAAATATTGATGCTTATATTTCTAATGAGTTGGGAGTTCAGTGTCAGGTTGCAAATCCATTGAAATCCATAAATATCTCAAATGTTCCGGGCTATACCCCTGAAGAACTGCAAGAGTTAGCCCCATCTTTGATGGTTGTCCTAGGACTTGCAATGAGAAGCATGGGTTAG
- a CDS encoding prepilin peptidase — MMDGSVFDNMRALWCSPDSPLSLLFIFLWGSLWGSFINVCIYRLPLSRSIVFPGSSCPSCGQPILWWQNIPLLSYLMLGAKCHYCYRHISWRYPLIELLTACLSVFLFRYYGGFTLEYVYYFIFTGLLIVIFFIDLDHWLILDCVSIPGTIAGVVGSFFVHKSNTAAALYASFFQNPPRLSAAGWNVADALAGIAIGYLTFSCIAFFGALLLRQEAMGGGDVKFAGLIGAFLGGEWALVAFVVSFFLGSFYAVPLLIVRMKKKKDPVPFGTFMALAAFITLIWGDRLLAAVCELQSMLFFGSSM; from the coding sequence ATGATGGATGGCAGCGTATTCGATAATATGAGAGCTCTCTGGTGCTCACCAGACTCGCCTTTGAGCCTTCTGTTCATATTTTTATGGGGAAGCCTCTGGGGAAGCTTTATCAATGTCTGCATTTACCGCCTGCCTCTCAGCCGTTCGATTGTCTTTCCTGGATCATCATGCCCCTCCTGCGGGCAGCCAATCCTATGGTGGCAGAATATCCCGCTCCTGAGCTATCTCATGCTGGGGGCGAAGTGCCATTACTGTTACCGCCACATATCGTGGAGATATCCTCTCATAGAGCTTCTCACCGCCTGCCTGAGCGTCTTTCTTTTCCGGTATTATGGCGGTTTCACCCTGGAATATGTCTATTATTTCATTTTTACCGGCCTGCTCATCGTGATATTTTTCATTGACCTTGATCACTGGCTTATTCTTGACTGCGTGAGCATACCCGGAACCATAGCGGGAGTCGTGGGGAGCTTCTTTGTGCATAAAAGCAATACCGCTGCTGCTCTTTATGCTTCCTTCTTTCAGAACCCTCCCCGTCTGTCGGCAGCAGGGTGGAATGTGGCTGATGCCCTCGCGGGAATAGCCATCGGGTACCTCACCTTCTCATGTATCGCCTTCTTTGGAGCCCTTCTGCTCCGCCAGGAAGCCATGGGCGGTGGTGATGTGAAGTTTGCCGGCCTTATTGGAGCGTTCCTGGGTGGGGAATGGGCCCTGGTGGCATTCGTGGTGTCGTTCTTTCTCGGCTCTTTCTATGCCGTTCCACTCCTGATCGTCAGGATGAAGAAGAAAAAGGACCCGGTGCCTTTCGGCACCTTCATGGCTCTTGCCGCCTTTATCACGCTTATCTGGGGTGACAGGCTTCTTGCTGCGGTGTGCGAGCTTCAGTCTATGCTATTCTTTGGCTCTTCAATGTGA
- a CDS encoding O-antigen ligase family protein: protein MQEAGYPKKIFKACSLLIVLLVPLVFSAHLYSSFAVIKLAVLKILVLLMIPLALYLYFSGEEERSWRSRIACIVVFYCLVFFVAALVSPYRMICIIPAVEFLPIVILYLMWVRNLKKDEYRDYFLAMVFSGFICSVYALLQHFGIDLPGVEWSQPEMVRKMSIGTMGNPTFLGGFLVMVLPVSTFFLVDGSLRKEPYRRIIFAVIWLTLLVALLFSHSRGAWVALGISHLVMILLAWSHVGSEVRKKIVAVCLIALVAFLLLWSAESSAKREFSILKRLRDTFSFREINLDRLFLWKIGLANFYCHPYIGTGPGSYPYIFSQYRYFEPLENRGRVALPESCHNEVIETASSMGIAGLVLYGVLFLLVFYCILKRVSREGEYSEKLKWIAVSGTFIAYYCHVFFLYSTMVTNVLWCFMLAMVSIAYIPPPPSRQVQNKLTFFQKLVLVMTVLYCIFAIRDAVKPVVASYYLNEAKKYEAGKRWKEAIAAYERVLREEPLSYKNHLYQGKMLEALFREKPFKELPEEIMASYGRASSLNPYDPYPYADIGRFCGYMAENYDREYFPCAEENYRRVIEMDPYNPLFYNDLGNLYGSMGMDDKALRYYEAGLLRSPDSAVLHYNLALYYWKMKNYRKASFHVKKVLLSEPSHQKALDLERRMRVPLNEKGD, encoded by the coding sequence ATGCAAGAGGCGGGATATCCCAAGAAAATCTTTAAGGCCTGTTCACTTTTGATAGTGTTGCTGGTCCCGCTGGTATTTTCTGCCCATCTTTACAGCTCCTTTGCCGTTATCAAGCTTGCTGTTTTGAAGATCCTTGTCCTGTTGATGATTCCCCTCGCTCTCTACCTTTATTTTTCCGGAGAAGAAGAGCGTTCGTGGCGATCCCGCATTGCGTGTATCGTGGTGTTTTACTGCCTTGTGTTTTTTGTGGCAGCCCTGGTCTCTCCCTATCGCATGATCTGCATCATACCGGCGGTGGAATTCCTCCCCATAGTGATACTTTACCTCATGTGGGTCAGGAATCTCAAGAAAGATGAGTACAGGGATTATTTTCTTGCCATGGTGTTTTCGGGTTTTATCTGTTCTGTATATGCGCTGCTGCAGCATTTTGGCATTGACCTGCCGGGGGTGGAATGGTCTCAACCCGAGATGGTGAGGAAAATGTCAATCGGCACGATGGGAAATCCTACCTTTCTCGGAGGGTTCCTGGTCATGGTCCTTCCGGTGAGCACCTTTTTTCTTGTGGACGGAAGTCTCAGGAAGGAGCCTTATCGAAGAATCATTTTCGCGGTCATATGGCTCACCCTGCTGGTGGCCCTTCTCTTTTCCCATTCCCGCGGAGCCTGGGTTGCCCTGGGCATCTCCCATCTGGTGATGATCCTTCTTGCCTGGAGCCATGTGGGCTCTGAAGTCAGAAAGAAGATAGTGGCGGTCTGCCTGATTGCCCTGGTGGCCTTTTTGCTTCTGTGGAGCGCCGAGAGCAGCGCCAAGAGGGAATTTTCCATTCTCAAGCGGCTTCGTGATACTTTTTCTTTCAGAGAGATTAACCTGGACAGGCTTTTTCTCTGGAAGATCGGCCTTGCCAATTTTTACTGCCACCCTTATATTGGCACGGGTCCCGGCTCCTATCCCTATATTTTCTCGCAGTACCGTTATTTTGAGCCCCTGGAAAACAGGGGGAGAGTAGCCCTTCCGGAGTCGTGCCATAATGAGGTGATTGAAACGGCATCCTCAATGGGGATTGCGGGTCTCGTGCTTTACGGCGTTCTTTTTTTACTTGTCTTCTATTGCATTTTGAAGCGTGTGAGCCGTGAAGGCGAATATTCAGAGAAGCTTAAATGGATAGCGGTCTCAGGGACTTTTATCGCTTATTACTGCCATGTGTTCTTTCTTTACTCAACCATGGTCACCAATGTATTATGGTGTTTCATGCTTGCCATGGTAAGTATCGCTTATATACCCCCCCCTCCGTCGCGTCAGGTTCAAAATAAGCTAACCTTTTTCCAGAAATTGGTTCTAGTCATGACAGTGCTATACTGCATATTTGCCATAAGAGACGCGGTAAAACCTGTGGTTGCCAGTTATTACCTCAACGAGGCAAAGAAGTATGAGGCAGGAAAAAGGTGGAAAGAGGCCATTGCTGCCTATGAAAGAGTTCTCCGGGAAGAACCGCTCTCCTATAAAAACCATCTCTATCAGGGCAAGATGCTTGAAGCCCTTTTCAGGGAAAAACCCTTCAAGGAGCTCCCTGAAGAAATCATGGCAAGCTACGGCCGGGCAAGCTCCCTTAATCCCTATGATCCTTACCCATATGCTGACATTGGAAGGTTTTGCGGGTACATGGCAGAGAATTATGACAGAGAGTATTTCCCCTGCGCAGAGGAGAATTATCGCAGGGTGATAGAGATGGATCCCTACAATCCTCTGTTTTATAACGATCTGGGAAATCTTTACGGGAGCATGGGCATGGATGACAAGGCGCTGCGCTACTATGAGGCAGGCCTCCTGCGCAGTCCCGATTCCGCGGTGCTTCATTACAATCTGGCTCTATATTATTGGAAGATGAAGAATTATCGAAAGGCCTCGTTCCATGTAAAAAAGGTGCTTCTCTCTGAACCCTCTCATCAGAAGGCCCTCGACCTTGAAAGGCGGATGAGAGTGCCCCTCAATGAAAAGGGAGATTGA
- a CDS encoding prepilin-type N-terminal cleavage/methylation domain-containing protein produces the protein MLKRKKGFTLIELMIVIAIIAILAAILVPNFLRARAQGQLTACKSNLKNIGTAMEMYSTDNQGRYPSAKTGVTPNYLKQIPTCASAGTDPYSYVYTTVPDAYTTWCSGSYHTSVMGTSKSSYPQYDAVQGLIE, from the coding sequence ATGTTAAAGAGGAAGAAGGGTTTCACCCTGATCGAGCTCATGATCGTTATCGCAATTATTGCTATTCTGGCAGCCATTCTGGTGCCTAATTTCCTTAGAGCTCGTGCACAGGGCCAGCTTACCGCTTGCAAAAGCAACCTGAAGAACATAGGTACTGCAATGGAGATGTATTCCACTGACAATCAGGGCAGGTATCCCAGTGCCAAGACTGGTGTAACGCCCAATTATCTTAAGCAGATTCCTACATGTGCTTCAGCAGGCACAGATCCTTATTCTTATGTGTACACTACGGTACCCGATGCGTACACAACCTGGTGCAGTGGCAGTTACCACACGTCGGTTATGGGCACCAGCAAGTCATCATATCCTCAGTATGATGCAGTTCAGGGCCTTATAGAGTAA
- a CDS encoding sigma-70 family RNA polymerase sigma factor, with protein MEKNSPPSAEGHDEELFRDYSRSRDPFLRHTLISRHLDLAKPVVRKYRNLGESNDDLLQVAYIGLIKAVDLYDVERGIKFSTFASHWIEGEVKHYLRDKVEMARRPRWLNELAGSVNRLIEKHLQEHQTPPSTEAVSRELNIPEHKVKEVLKAKESGNTHRVSLDEVGEGDLEKSIAPAYESFKLPDDEMILLKQALEHLRLFERKVVFLFFYYDLTQMQIAQRMGISQRKVSRVLSKAVEGMKKFFRAN; from the coding sequence ATGGAAAAGAATTCACCTCCTTCAGCAGAAGGGCATGATGAGGAGCTCTTCAGGGACTATTCCCGCTCCAGGGATCCTTTTCTGAGGCATACGCTCATCAGCAGGCATCTCGACCTGGCGAAGCCGGTGGTGAGGAAATACAGAAACCTGGGGGAGTCCAATGACGATCTCCTTCAGGTGGCTTATATCGGCCTCATCAAAGCCGTTGATCTTTATGATGTGGAGCGGGGCATCAAATTTTCCACTTTCGCATCCCACTGGATAGAAGGTGAAGTGAAGCATTATCTCAGGGACAAGGTGGAAATGGCCAGGAGGCCGAGATGGCTCAACGAGCTTGCAGGGAGTGTCAACAGGCTCATCGAGAAGCACCTCCAGGAGCATCAGACTCCGCCAAGCACCGAGGCGGTCTCGAGAGAGCTCAATATCCCCGAGCACAAGGTCAAGGAGGTGCTGAAGGCAAAGGAGTCGGGAAATACCCATCGGGTTTCTCTCGATGAAGTGGGAGAGGGGGACCTCGAAAAAAGCATCGCTCCTGCCTACGAGTCATTCAAGCTCCCCGATGATGAGATGATCCTCCTGAAACAGGCACTGGAGCATCTCAGGCTTTTTGAACGGAAGGTGGTGTTCCTGTTTTTTTACTATGATCTTACCCAGATGCAGATAGCACAAAGAATGGGAATCTCGCAGAGGAAGGTTTCGAGGGTCTTGAGCAAGGCCGTGGAAGGAATGAAAAAATTTTTCAGGGCAAACTGA
- a CDS encoding type II secretion system F family protein, translated as MPVFVYEARDATGQLRRDTIEAPNVRAATQKLQESRYTVINIKEKAVSGSQTDVMAWYQKLRKVNEQALTVFSRQFATMINAGLAMVRCLDILSEQTEDKKLQQTLIQVRRDVEGGSTLSNALGKHPTIFSTLYISMVKAGEMGGVLDEVLERLANFMEKDFSLKKKVKSALTYPCVILVMALGIVFFLVTYILPTFVSLFEGMNLTLPLPTKILMMITKGAKNPWVVFPALGLFVLGGFAFNRYIQTPFGRKQYDLLRLNIPVFGLLNKKVAISRFCRTLGTLLSSGVPIMQALEIVGKASGNEIIALTVGKIRESIREGESIASPLGSSGMFPPMVTQMVAVGEETGNLDAMLSKISDFYDTEVEYMLASLTSMLEPIMIVGMGGIVGFIVISVFLPLYQLIGTLH; from the coding sequence ATGCCCGTTTTTGTATATGAAGCAAGAGATGCCACGGGACAACTGAGGAGGGACACCATTGAAGCGCCCAACGTAAGGGCCGCTACCCAGAAGCTTCAGGAATCCAGATACACTGTTATCAATATCAAGGAAAAAGCTGTCAGCGGTAGCCAGACTGATGTAATGGCGTGGTATCAGAAGCTTCGGAAGGTCAACGAACAGGCGCTTACAGTGTTCAGCCGTCAGTTTGCCACCATGATCAATGCCGGTCTTGCCATGGTGCGCTGTCTGGATATCCTGTCCGAGCAGACTGAAGACAAGAAGCTTCAGCAGACACTTATCCAGGTGAGAAGGGATGTGGAAGGCGGCTCAACGCTTTCCAACGCACTGGGCAAGCATCCCACCATATTCAGCACCCTCTATATCAGCATGGTGAAAGCAGGCGAGATGGGCGGTGTGCTCGATGAAGTGCTTGAGCGTTTGGCAAACTTCATGGAGAAGGATTTCAGCCTCAAGAAGAAGGTGAAATCAGCCCTTACTTATCCCTGCGTGATTTTGGTCATGGCCCTTGGCATCGTGTTTTTCCTAGTGACATACATTTTGCCGACATTCGTTTCACTTTTTGAGGGTATGAATCTTACGCTTCCCCTCCCTACCAAGATTCTGATGATGATTACCAAGGGAGCAAAGAATCCCTGGGTGGTCTTCCCTGCCCTTGGCCTCTTTGTCCTGGGCGGTTTTGCCTTCAACAGGTATATTCAGACACCCTTCGGAAGAAAGCAGTATGATCTGCTGCGTCTCAACATACCCGTGTTCGGCCTGCTCAACAAAAAAGTGGCTATCTCACGCTTCTGCAGAACGCTGGGAACCCTTCTCAGTTCCGGCGTGCCTATCATGCAGGCTCTGGAAATCGTGGGAAAGGCGTCAGGTAACGAAATAATTGCATTGACAGTGGGAAAAATCAGGGAGAGCATCAGGGAAGGTGAAAGCATCGCCTCGCCTCTTGGCTCAAGCGGCATGTTCCCTCCCATGGTCACCCAGATGGTCGCAGTCGGTGAGGAAACAGGAAACCTGGATGCTATGTTATCCAAAATATCCGACTTCTATGACACTGAGGTGGAATATATGCTCGCCTCGCTCACTTCGATGCTTGAGCCGATCATGATCGTGGGCATGGGCGGTATTGTAGGCTTCATCGTTATATCGGTGTTCCTGCCGCTCTACCAGCTGATTGGAACTCTTCACTAG
- a CDS encoding type IV pilus twitching motility protein PilT encodes MAVAEPLKFTMDDLLKVTVERNASDLHLTVGLPPMLRVSGRLVPTEYARLMPDDTKRLVYSILNDKQKEKFEKTWELDCSHGVRGFGRFRVNVFKQRGVVGASLRAIPSTVPSRQELHLPGIIEEIVRKPHGLVLVTGATGMGKSTTLACMIDLINSERSNHIITIEDPIEYVHPHKKSMVNQRELGQDTQSWLNALRGVLREDPDVILVGEMRDLDTISGTLTAAETGHLVFSTLHTSDASQTVDRIIDVFPPHHQQQIRIQLAGVLEAVFSQQLIPHASGVGRVPCVEVMLASSAIRNLIREGKSHQVYNALQTGAKVGMQTMEQSLLDLYLSKQITYEDAINHTMHPEDLRRMIEGTSSGGSGGGGKSGGKK; translated from the coding sequence ATGGCAGTGGCAGAACCGTTAAAATTCACGATGGATGACCTTCTCAAGGTAACCGTTGAGAGAAATGCGTCGGATCTCCATCTTACCGTGGGATTGCCGCCGATGCTGAGAGTGAGCGGAAGGCTTGTGCCCACCGAGTATGCCCGCTTGATGCCTGATGATACGAAGCGGCTGGTGTATAGTATTCTCAATGACAAACAGAAGGAAAAGTTCGAAAAGACCTGGGAGCTTGACTGCTCGCACGGGGTGAGAGGCTTCGGCCGTTTCAGGGTTAACGTGTTCAAGCAGAGAGGCGTGGTGGGAGCATCGCTGCGCGCGATTCCCAGCACCGTCCCTTCCCGTCAGGAGCTCCATCTTCCGGGCATCATAGAGGAGATAGTAAGAAAGCCCCATGGGCTCGTTCTTGTCACAGGAGCAACAGGCATGGGAAAATCCACCACGCTTGCCTGCATGATCGACCTTATCAACAGCGAGCGCAGCAATCATATCATCACTATCGAAGACCCCATTGAGTATGTGCATCCCCACAAGAAATCCATGGTGAACCAGAGAGAGCTCGGGCAGGATACGCAGAGCTGGCTCAACGCACTCAGGGGAGTCCTGAGAGAGGACCCCGACGTGATCCTCGTGGGAGAGATGCGAGATCTGGACACTATCTCCGGCACCCTCACGGCAGCCGAGACAGGACATCTCGTCTTTTCAACGCTCCATACTTCCGATGCATCGCAGACAGTGGACAGAATCATTGATGTCTTCCCGCCTCATCACCAGCAGCAGATAAGAATCCAGCTCGCAGGAGTGCTTGAGGCGGTGTTCTCGCAGCAGCTCATACCTCATGCAAGCGGCGTGGGAAGAGTTCCCTGTGTTGAAGTCATGCTTGCCTCGTCAGCTATCAGAAACCTTATAAGAGAAGGAAAATCGCACCAGGTGTATAATGCGCTCCAGACAGGCGCAAAGGTAGGAATGCAGACCATGGAGCAGTCGCTCCTTGATCTCTATTTAAGCAAGCAGATTACCTACGAGGATGCCATAAACCATACCATGCATCCCGAGGATCTGAGGAGAATGATCGAGGGAACCTCCTCGGGAGGGAGCGGAGGAGGAGGAAAATCCGGCGGAAAGAAGTAG